The sequence TAGACGCGGAGAACTCCCCGGCCAAGCAGATCAGCTTCCACGATGGACATGTGACGGGCTCTTTCAAGGAGCGCGAGGCTGTCCGTCAACTGGCCAAGTCTTGCGATGTGATGACCGCCGAAATTGAACATGTCGACACGTATGCTCTCGAAGAGGTCGCCTCCGAAGTCCAAGTTGAACCCAGCTGGCAAGCCATCCGAACCATCCAgaacaaattcaaccagaAAGAGCACCTGCGCCAGTATGGAATTCCGATGGCGGATCACCGCGAGCTGGTGAAGAACACACAGGAGGAATTAGCGGAGATTGGAGAACAATTGGGCTACCCCATGATGTTGAAGTCCAAGACTATGGCATATGACGGGCGTGGTGCGTGCCGGCGTCCATCCAAACAAATTGGGACTTGAAGCAATGTGCTAAAGCATCTGTGTCAGGTAATTTCCGCGTGAACTCAAAAGCCGACATTCCTGAAGCTCTGGAAGCTCTCAAGGATCGGCCGCTGTATGCAGAGAAGTGGGCCTATTTCAAGATGGTTCGTGATCTGCTGAGGCATCGATTATCCCCCAGGTCTATAGAGTCGCGCAGAGTCTGACCAAGTTTGATTCCCTGCAGGAGCTGGCGGTCATGGTTATCAAGACCAAGGACGAAGTTCTCTCTTACCCAACCGTGGAGACTGTGCAAGAGGACTCAATATGCAAACTGGTGTACGCACCAGCCCGGAATGTGTccaacaagatcaatgaagaagctcaagctctCGCTCGCAAGGCTGTTGCTGCCTTCGAGGGCAAGGGCGCTTTCGGCGTCGAGATGTTCCTGCTCGAAGATGACAGCCTCATGCTGTGTGAAATCGCCAGCCGCATCCATAACTCTGGCCACTACACCATCGAAGGCTGCGCGCTGTCTCAATTCGATAGCCACATTCGCGCCATCTTGGATCTGCCCATCCCCGCCAAGAGTCTTGAGATCCGTCAGCCTTCCATCATGCTGAACATTATCGGAGGCTCCGCTCCCGACACCCACCTCAAGGCTGCCGAGGCCGCTCTTTCCATTCCCAATGCGGCGATCCACCTCTACAGCAAGGGTGCCGCTAAGCCCGGTCGTAAGATGGGCCACATCACTGTCACCGCTGCCACCATGCACGAGGCCGAGACCATGATTCAGCCGTTGATTGATGTTGTTGACAATATTCGTGCCCAGCGCACCGAtatcaagaccaaggctcaGCCCTCTGGCCCCTCGAAGCCTGCGCCTCAAGTGGCCGTCGTCATGGGCTCTGACAGCGACCTCAAGACCTTGGTGCCTGGTCTTAAGCTCCTGGAAAGCTACTTTGGTATTGTACCCGCCGTTGAGATTACCTCTGCGCACCGCACACCCGACTACATGGCCAAGTATGCTGCTGAAGCTGCGTCTCGCGGGATCAAGGTCATCATTGCCGCTGCCGGTGGTGCCGCTCATCTGCCCGGTATGGCAGCGGCACACACTGCCTTGCCTGTGATCGGTGTCCCCGTCAAGGGAAGCTCGCTCGATGGTGTGGACAGTCTCTATAGCATTGTTCAGATGCCTCGTGGTAAGTCTTTCACGCTCCAGTACTTTTATCACATGTTCATTATTCTTGGTACactaacttttttttctcttttcaatcCAGGCGTCCCCGTTGCCACCGTGGGTATCAACAACAGTATCAATGCCGCCCTCCTGGCTGCCCGCATTGTTGGAGCTTTCGATCCTTCCATCCAGCAAAAGGTCGAGGCATATGCCGAGGAGGCTCGTGCCGAGAacatggaaaagaagggaaCCAAGTTGCGCGAGTTGGGATGGGAGAAGTACTTTGAACAAATGTAATCTTAGCAGCCGCtagagaaaggagagatgTAAGAGGACTTGAAAGATCCATGGCCTCAGGGGGTTCCAGACAAGTAgaaccccccaaaaaagaggagaggaataCCGGATTCTTTGATAAACTTGATGTACAGCGACGGGAGGGGCGTTAGAGTTAAGATGGTTATATGAGATTCAGGACAATGATGAATGATATTTTGCAGCAGCAATCACTCTGCCACGGAGGATATAAGAGCCGCTCGCTCCAACGTGCCCACGGAAGTCAATGGATATCTATCATGTATCCGCTATGTAGGTACTCAGAGGTAGATAGGTAGGTAGTACTAAGGTGAAACCTTTACACATAGGCGAATCACCCGCTCATTCTGAAGCAAACTCGACCCAGATCGAATGCATTGAGATACATAGACCTATATGTCTTACTTATTCATAGAGTAGACACTGGATATACCTTATCAGCTCATCCGCTCAAAGCACCCCCGATCCGACCGGACCAGGCACGGAATCATTATATTTCATTCCACGTTCATACCCGGGCACCAGGGCTGGTACTGACTCACACCTAGAATGAGACACGAAACACGGAGAGTAGCTGTAAGGACCACAACAAGCAGTCAACGAATCAACTGCAAGGCGACTAGACAGACAAGATTGGATAATTAGTATGCTCTACATACTACTATTGCATGGAGACTCGTCAATTGTTTCCCGATCCCTAAAACTGTTCGAGCATAGTAGCCCTGGGATAGTATGAGGTCTTTATTTACGTTCTACTTCTATCATCCATGGAATATCTTTCCTAAGTCATTGTTATCTGATGTCATTCCCTAGTATATGTGACTAACGCTCATATATAGTAAGGAGTATATAAATGTATACTGGTGCAAGAGCTGTAAGATTGAGAAGTCTTATAAAATAGTAGGACGAAAGAAGGTTTGGTGAAAGTAGGTAGATATTGAGTCGATAATGATTGATGCGATCCGCAATCTATAGTGTTTGTGTGTGGCACACTAAAATGCAGATAACCGTATGTTCCCTTCCGCCGAACGCAGGCTAGATCTGTGCTTGATTTTGAAATCAACGAGAAAGTTAACACCTGGTACAGCTAATGAAATATCACACAAGAGTTCTGAATTACTACATCGCAACATTAGGCAGGTATGCATCAACAACGCTCGGATGGTGCTCAGCCGCTGCCCaactaaaaaaaaatctcccCTACATTACAGAAGTAACATCACAAAGTCAGACCTAACAGCCAAAGCATACTTCACTTCGTAATCACTTTAAGCCCACTACCTACACCACACACCACACTTCAAAATGCAAGAATCAAAGCTCCACCTCCGTGAACATATCATGAATCAAATCcccaagaccatcaccaatttcttcctccacacAACCGGTTTAGCCGCCATTCGCATACTCGGTGATATACCCAACAGCATCCTCGACCAGACTTGTTACCTGGACTCCATACGGCCATTTGTGTCCAAAATCGAAGAGTCTCTTCATGATTACCAACCAGATGCCCAGACACGCTTCCTCGCAGTAGACATATATCCTGGAAAACACTCTTATTTTGCGGTAGATGTCAACAATGTCGACTACGTCTATGAAAATGCTCATCGCGATTCGCCTCCAATCCCCGTTTATGTTCTTCGTCTATCGAGGAATGTAAATATTTtcagaaagagagaggtaGATGGTACTATTGCTGAGAGGCTCGCGGAGATGCATAATGGGCATGGAAATGACCCCTTGCCGTTGGTGGATGATCATAATCAGATGATGTGGTATTCCAGGCCGCGTAGCCTTCCATCTTGACAACTTGCAGCTGGAGTATCTCGTGGGCTTGCGTCTTGTGATACTGCAGGTGCCAGAATCTCCTAGTCAAGCCTCACGGAAGCTTCCACCTAGGTCTACTAGGTAAGATCTGCGAACCTAAATCGATTCTTCTGCGAGAACCCAGAGTTAGAACCTAATTAGCAAACAGCTGCTCCATGTCCATATTCTACACACTTACTGCATCAGTCTGTGTCTATCGTCTGCAGTTGTCATTCACCCTTAAGATTGCAATGACGGAGTGGGAAAAAGATGAAATCCTTGGCTGCACATTACTCTGTCTCTTTCGCGGAAACGGAATCGCTTCTGATTTCAGCTAGCTAGAACATGTCCAGACTCGAATAATCCATTTGTCAAGGAATAAATAAAATAAAGACAGTGGCGGTGATGGAGTTATCATTGAGATAGCCAAGATGAACCGTCAAAATCAATACACACTGAGGGTCGCTATGCACATCAAAAAACAAGACAAACTCCGCCTGTTgcaaagaacaagaacaagaacacGAATGCTCAATACGGATATATCGCTGAGAGGACGAGCGAAAGAAGATAGGGACGAAACCCACAAAACAGAAGAAGGAACGGGCTGAATAAAGCCCGCACCAAAAATCACAAGATGAAAATTGAACGACATGGGGGTGAATGAATCAGCGAATGCTTTGTCTCCAACGATCAATAAACTCCTGCTGCGCTGGGTTGACCGGTTGCGGAGCCATGTTTGGCCCACAGCCGGCGGGCATGGCATATACCATGCCCCCGGGGACACCCATCATCATGCTGTTATATGCTTGCGCGGCCGGATAATTCATATTTCCGTAGGCATATGGTTGCTGGCCCATCGGGTAGCCCCCGTAACCTTGCTGAGCTGTCGGGTTCAGAAGCAAAGACTGGGTCGACATCCTGCCTGCGTACTGTCCCGCGACGGCATTGCCATAGGGAAGAACATCGTGCGAGGCATGGCGAGCCAAGGAAGCCCGCTGTGCATGACGCAGCTGCGGGAGAGCGGCCATGCTTCGACTCGGATGCAAATCCCTTGCAGGATGGCCACGTGCAGGTCCGTTTTCCTTTTGCAGACGGAGCCGCCTCTGCGCCAAGGTTTCGTTCTCGGGGCCAGCTGCGGTGGATATTGGCTCTGCCTTTGGAGGCGCCGTTTCACTTTTGGAGTTGATTTCAGCAAGAACCTCGCTCGCAAAGTCACTCTCCGCAGGGTTTTGGCCACGCAACCTCCTCAGGCGTTCGGCCAAGGTCTCGCCTTCGTCTTCGCTGTCGGCCGCAGGCTCACCGGCGTCTGACACATGGACCTCGGCTTCGTGGACTGAAACGGGCTGCTTTTCCAGCAGGGGCTCTCCACGCAACCGGGCACGGCGCGTGCTCAGTGGCTCATTCTCCTCCAGTTGACGTCTTTCCATCAACCCAAGTGGTCGGTCTTCTTCGGCCGTGGGGGCTTGATCGGCATACAGCATGGCCAGCGGgacgtcgtcatcgtcgggCGTGTCGCGATTGTTCCACGCCAGGGTGACCGGGCGTCGGCGTCTCTTGTCACTCTGTCTCTGTGCCAGGGCATCCATTTCCAGCAAGGTGGAATGCCCGCCCATGACCTGTGACGGAGTCGGAAGGAAGACCCTCTGCCTTTGTCTCAGCTCTTGCTTGCGAAGGTCCAGCTCAGCCAGGAGCGTGTTGGGCGGTCCCACGAATTCCACAAATCCTtggttctcctcctcgtGCAGACCGCTTGTCAACGAGTCACCCTCATCATCGCTCTCGCTCTCACTGGCCCCCTCGGAGCCATCCTCATTGTGAGACCGCGCACGGTCATCGTGCCGAGCCTGAGCCGCGGATTGACCGCCGACCTGACCACGAGAGTGAAGGCTTAGACGTTGACCCATTGAAATTTGGGACGCGCGGTGGGCGGCTTGTTCAGCGTGATCTTTGTAGACGGTCTGGCGTTTCGGCTGATGGAAGACCTGTGAGCCCACGTGGCCTGCGAAGGGATGATCGGTGAAGGCCGAGACAGGTGCATAGGTGGAGGCGTCTAAGATGCTGTCCAGAGTGGCCACTGCAGACTGCTGCTTAACGTCCACTTCCAGGGCGGTACTGGGCTTGTCGAAGAATAAGTTTGCGCGAAGATGGGGAGAAATCTTGGATTGCCGTTTGTCTTGTTCGTCGGGCCCCGAGCGATGTTGATCTGCACCCGGCAGCCAGAGCGCAGATTTTCTGTCCTCGGCGACGATGCTGGTCAGGAGTTCGGTGCGACGCTTTTCACGATCGGCAATTGGCCGGCGTGACAGTTTCGGCGGCAGGTTCAGCATTCGCGGGACCGGAGCCGGATAGTAGACCATGTTCTGGCCCATCTGTGGCTCCTGGTACGGTTGCGGTCGGCTTGCAAGGGGTGGTTGTTGCAGGGACATCTGGCGTGTGGAATTCCCGCGGTCCAAGGGCGTGAAATGGACCCCGTCAAAGTCCGTGAAGAGTGTCCGCGCTTGCTGAAAGGTATCACCCGAGGCCGCGGAGGCTGGTCGGTCGGGGTCTTCCACCTCGTCATGCTCTGGAAGGTACTGATCATGGAGAGACTCGGAGGGTTCGTGCGCGTAGCTCGCATGGGATGGGATGGGGCCAGCATTCGACGCGGTGCGTGTGGGATCAACGGCATGGCCGTCTTCGTCATGCCCGGGTTCCGACACCTGGCCGAGTCGTGATGCGCCGGAGACAGAGCGCTGACGGGTGGAAAACGTTGACGCATGCGATGGCTGGATCATGGGGGAGAATGCTCCATTCCGCAGATTGATCGAGTTGGTCGCGGAGCTGCACGACCTTCTCTTCTGTTCCTGATCCATTTTGCGGATTTCACTTCCAATGTCGGCTGAACTGGAGCTCAGACGCTCCGCACTTTCTTCGAGACGGGCCACATTACCCACGTAGGCCCCCTGAGATGATTGCAGATCAGGGATTGGATGGGTGATGGGAAGGTCACTGGAAGCACTGCGCAGAGGGGGTTCCGGAGAGGAAGAATGTCGCGCGACTGCTGTATTGAGTGGAGGAATGCGGCGTGGACTCTGGTTTGACTGGGCGGATTGAAGTGATTCAAGTGACTGCGGCAccggggaagaaggggagggatCGGCATCGTAATCATCCGCCTCCACGACATCGTAGctcgtggtggtgatggagcGGATCATTGATCCGAGTCGGCCGAGGCTTGGCTGTTCGTGGCTGCTAGCGGCTTCTAGCGGCGCGCCGTCGAGGGAATGGTCGGCATTTGGAAGTTGATGAAAGACTTCTTGCATCGGGGAAGGAGTGCACGAGACCTCCGAATCGGAGTCGGATCCTGACGCAACCTCGTCGGCTTGGGCGACGGCGTTGTACGCCATGGTCTGCCCCGATGGGAGGACGATCCCAGGATCAACGACACGGTCGGGTTGGAAAATAAGTGGTCTGGTTGGGAGGTAAGGGGCAGGATGCTCATCTGCTGGAAAAATAGCAGTCAAAGTCTCACTGTCACACAAGAGATCCGACGAGGAGGTTCAGTGGGCCACACCAAGTCGAAGCATCaatggaaaagagaaaaagaagcaggaagagaaggaaagagtaGACATGAACCAGTAGATGAACACTTCATGAAACGGACCGATGGTGTCACTCTGCGTAGCTCTACCTCTGGACGTCTTTGCCTCTTTTCCGCTCAATaaaaaatggaaaacaccaccaaaaaagaaaaagaaaaagaaaaagaaaagaaccaGGAACAGAATAGGATCAAAagtggtttttcttttttgtctctttcttttttgtgaCAGGAACATTTGGGGGACTAACTTTTTGGGTCTTGGGGAAGACTCTGGACCCTTAGAAAGACTTTGGACTTTCTTGGGTCACGGAGGCGTTCAAGTGCTAAATTTGGGTGTCTTACCCACCCGAGTGTACCATCCACTCTGGAGCCCTCCATCTGCAGCTCCAACTCCAGCTGAGGTGCGGGCGCTCAGGTACCGGGGACTTGTACGGTTCCTGTGGAAGACAAccttttcctcttcgatGCCGACCGTGGAAAACCTGGTGAACGTTGACGGCTGTACCACTTTTTGCTTGTTTGCCCTATTCTCCTCGTACTACTACCTCGTCCTACCTCGTGCCTGATAAGTCCTGAAACCTGCTGCGTAAGTACCAGAAAAGAGTCAGTACGAAGTGGGCAATTCAAGCTACTGACAATCTGTACATGTAGCGTGGAGGTGAACTCTCTCTACAGCAGTATCACTACTCCCAGTGGTACATAGAACAGTCATGTACCAATCTTGTCGATCAATGTATAGGAGCATCACACCAGAGCTACTAGTAGTACCCACGTGAAAGTGGAATCCGAATATGGAAGGACATCCATCAGAaatcatcttttcttcacGCCCTGTATTCTCCATGGCGTACACGTCTTAGTAGGCATGTATGTTGTACCATCCAATGTATTACTACGCATCATCTCAATCTTGAAACTACTACTATCATGCGAATGAGATTTTTTGTACACCGTCAGATAAGCATGGTCAGAAGCTTCCTAGAGAACCATGATAACTGAGGAGGCACGGTCCCCAACGGTACCGCAATTGCCATGATTCCCATCTCTAATCGAGTCCGCTCCAATTTTCCAGCCAAGCCCACCAAGAAGAGTGAAGCTCAGGCCGATCAATTCGAGCGGCACCGGTTTCATCGCCGGGGGACCAGCTGCAAGCCCCCCCCTTCAAGTGGACACCAGAACGCTCTATCAAGCCTGGAAGCCCTGCTGGTAGCTTGTGCGCAGCAGATAAGATCCCtggcgagaaaagaaaaatcaataAACAGGCTCTCTGCCCCCGAGTGATTGGTCCAAAACCGGCTCCCAATCCTGTGCCAAGCCATCCATTGTGGCTTCCTGGTGGAATCTTCACCACGGAACAGCATCGACAGCGCGTCATGGGGAAATTAAAACCGCGAgctttctcatcctcctgcCCCCACCGTCACCGTGCGGTCGCCCTGTCTGCTGCCAAGTCAAAGAACCATGCAGCCTTATCAGGGTCGAAACGTGGGATGGAGTCAGAGAGGAATCCATTCCAATCCATTCCAGGGGTTGGACTGCGGGAGCCCAACCGAATAGTGAACCACCCCTCCCCACCATTGACCAGTGCTCGACGACCATGAGAGTGCGAGAGTCTGAAGTGGAGTGGAGATGGATCCGATAAATACTAAATCAGGCAATTGGGTTTCCACGACAGTTGACGCACGGCCTACCGTGCCTGGTCTGGACCAGATGCAAAACTGACCGGAGCTTCGAAGAGCGGAAGAGCATTCAGGCTTTCACGACATTGACAATAAGGTTCCGACCCCGGCACCAACACACAGGGGGTCTTACATCCAATGACGAGATAGGCGGCCCGATGGACTGGTGAGAATTCAATAAGAGAGAAAAATCTCGACTCGAAGTTTATGTTCCGAGATACTCCATGGGCGCATGCGATCAGACTCATACATTGGCTCTGACAGGAACCATCCAGCTGAAATTACAAAAGAAGCCACAGAGATAAGGTTCGCTCACGTGAATGCCATATGGACGGCCACTGATAGTTGCAGTACTACTCGGTAACATTTAGGATCGGTGTCTCCAACGTACAATCTGGGTCATAGTCTGATCCACCCGCGTGTGGGTACAGAATCAAGGTGCAAATCAAATGAGGAGTAGGTATGCATACGTGCTTTCTTCAACCGACACCTGTCAACCCAGGGTGGTGAACTGTCCGCTGCCACGAGCTACCGTCCTACTGTAGCTACCTGGTATCGGTGGCCTACTACCTACGAACTTGTGGTGCTATGTTGGTAAGGTGACTCAGATCCTGCTCGAATTCCCTGTGGGTGGACAGCTCGAGGTAGAGGTGCAGCTGTCGGTGCTTGGCTGATGGCAATGATCAATTCCTTTACTATCATCAGTACAAGCATTTTCATGGTCACCCCAAATTAGGCATTAACTATACACAAAGAGAGGAAATGTTCCCCCCGAGTCGAGGTGGTGGCCTCTGTACACGCAGGCAGCGGGTTGAATCGCACATCAATTGCCTTCTGGTGTGAAGCCATTTG comes from Penicillium oxalicum strain HP7-1 chromosome I, whole genome shotgun sequence and encodes:
- a CDS encoding phosphoribosylaminoimidazole carboxylase, which encodes MWNDRKVGILGGGQLGRMLVESCNRLNIQANVLDAENSPAKQISFHDGHVTGSFKEREAVRQLAKSCDVMTAEIEHVDTYALEEVASEVQVEPSWQAIRTIQNKFNQKEHLRQYGIPMADHRELVKNTQEELAEIGEQLGYPMMLKSKTMAYDGRGNFRVNSKADIPEALEALKDRPLYAEKWAYFKMELAVMVIKTKDEVLSYPTVETVQEDSICKLVYAPARNVSNKINEEAQALARKAVAAFEGKGAFGVEMFLLEDDSLMLCEIASRIHNSGHYTIEGCALSQFDSHIRAILDLPIPAKSLEIRQPSIMLNIIGGSAPDTHLKAAEAALSIPNAAIHLYSKGAAKPGRKMGHITVTAATMHEAETMIQPLIDVVDNIRAQRTDIKTKAQPSGPSKPAPQVAVVMGSDSDLKTLVPGLKLLESYFGIVPAVEITSAHRTPDYMAKYAAEAASRGIKVIIAAAGGAAHLPGMAAAHTALPVIGVPVKGSSLDGVDSLYSIVQMPRGVPVATVGINNSINAALLAARIVGAFDPSIQQKVEAYAEEARAENMEKKGTKLRELGWEKYFEQM